Genomic DNA from Hordeum vulgare subsp. vulgare chromosome 2H, MorexV3_pseudomolecules_assembly, whole genome shotgun sequence:
AGAAATATACCGGCAAACTTTCTAACTGGTTTTGACAATTGTACTGTACCATGCTACAAACTGTATCAAGCAGAGTACTCAACCCAATCTAGCTGAAACTGGAAACTGGACCTGAACATCACATCTACAAAATCAAAGGATTTGGATTCAGAAGCCCAATACCTTGGCAGGTTCTTCTTGGACACCAacagtctccttcttcttcttcttcttgcagcCAGACCTTGGGAGTTCATGTCGAGGTCGCTTCTTGCTTGCATCGCCGGTGACGGTCGTAGTGGAGGTAGAAGGCAGCGCCACTGGGGAGGGCATGGAGGATATGAACGGCTTCTCCGGTCCGGCCGTGGGGGGTGTTGGAAGGCGGCGCTCGTTCAGCCGTGGGCGAGGTAGACGGTGGCGCAGGTGCAGACATGGGAGAGGTGGACGACGACGCAGGCGCAGCTGCGGGAGAGGTGGATGGCGGTGCAGGTGCAGCTGCGGGAGAGGTTGAAGGCAGCGCTGCGCCGTCCATGGAGACGACGGATGTGGACGGAGGCGCCAGCGCCAAGCCGTccatggggcggcggcggcggcggaccaGGAACGAGGAGACGAGGAGGGGAACGAGGAGAAAAGGAACGAGAGAATAACTGGGTCAGCCCACTTAACCGACTTTATAAATTACAGGTTATGTGGGTGTCCACAAATACAATTTAAGTGGGCTTTTATGTGGGCACCGTGGACGGCCCGTTACCACTTGCAGCCTGAGATGGAAAGTACACGCAGAGCGGACAGCGGCGCAGTTCGTGCGGGCACGATGAATCTGAAATCGCAGTGACCCCAGACATGCGGGTAGTCTTAAGTTAGTGTTAGGATTTAAACTAATTCTGTAATTAGGGATAATCCTCCCTTGTGTAAATTGCCGTCGGTTGCTTATGGCAACCGTTCGACACGCCCGCGCCCCCACGATCGGACGCGTCCATTCGTGGCGACGGTTCCCCATGTATATAATCCTTGAATCATCAATGAAAGAGACACTTTGATCAATCTGTATTAttacacgttatcagcacttATCTCTGCCCAGAGCACGCATAGGCAGATTACGCCGGCGACAATCGCCGGGAAAGGATAGAGACAGGAAGAAAGGGAAAGGTGAGAGATGCCTCGTGGtcttctgtccttgttcatgcgcCTTGTTCGTGACGGCGGTCGACGTCGTTagagccgccgtcgccgccacaACCGCAACACCTGTGATCTTCGTCGGTTCCGAGGCTGCCGGGCTGGTTTCCGTCTCTATGGACGGCGTCGCCATGGACCAAGGCTTGGACAGGGCGCCCAAGGCCTTGGTGCTCACTTTGGTGTCGGGCCTTCTGGTGCTTCGCCTGAACCGGCCATGCCGGCGGTGGCACCGCTCCCGGCCTGGATTCTTGCCGGACCGGCTGCTCCGTACCTGTACACGGACGAAGTACTCGAACCTGTGGACGGAGCAATGGACGTCGACGCCGTTGAGCCGGAACTTGCAACGCCTCCACCACCACATCCATGCCCAGTGCACGGATGGGGGCCATGCCCGAACCCGTCGTCGTCTCCTCCACTGGACTACGAGGTCCAGGAGGAGGTCGAGGTCGCGCCACCGGCGCTGCCTGCGGAGCCCGCACAGCCGGACTCGCCGCGCCTTCCATCACCGACTCCGGCGCACGAGACAATGGCCGTTGGGGCTTCTGCAGCAAGCTTCGGGCTGGGGATGCACCTGCCTTCGACGGTTGGTGCACGCACCATGAACGCGGACATGGGCGCCTCTTCGTCGAGCGCGAGCTTCAGGATGCGCCTCCCCGCGCCGACTGCTGCGCATGAGGACATCTTCGACCATGGAGTCGGCAGCTCCTCCGGCCCATCAGCGCCCCGCCGCTGGCACATAGTGCCGCGCGTCGTGGTGCAGCACGCCGGCCGCCGGCCGGGACGATGGAGCCTGGTGAATCTTGGACTTGCCAATGGCCACTCCAATGGCGTTGCGCCAGGGGCGCACCTTCCTGAAGGAACTTCTTCAGAGGAGGAGGACGTTGCGTCGGGGCCTTCGACCTCGCGTCGGTGAAGTAGTGACTGGTGATGgaggttggtggtggtggtgctaatgGCTGCCTGCAGTGTGTAAGGTGCTAATGGAGAAGAACGATGGGAACGATGGAGCGTTCTTATCCTCCCCCAGCGCTGTGGACAACCACACTTATCCATCCACCACCCACCAGTACATACATGCTTGTGCATGTCCACCACGTGCAAGTAGCAGGGACTAGTGCGCTGCGTACAGTCTTGCCAGCCACCAGCCATCCCACTAGGCCTAGTTGGCTAGTTGGCCATGAAAAAAAAAGGCTTGGCCACAGTAGTAGGCTGCTCTATTTTGACCTATTGCCATTTGTTTCGGTTTTTTTTTCTGATTAGCTTTTAGCTTTTTCAGTTTTTTACATATGTGTTTGTTAGTATTTCCTAACATAGTATTATGTAATATCTGCTTATTTTATGTCAACATGTGTATGGATGCAATTTTTAATTGCTACATGTTGATTATGCTTGAAAATTATATGACTACTTTCAGTTTTTGCACATATTTTATGGATTGCATCTAATGCAATGTACGCTTTGTTCACGACTGTGAGGTCTACGCCACATGGtgattaccttcaaagtgttTTAAATAACACAAGGTTGTACAAAGTACCATGAGATTAAGGTGTGCACTACTTGATAGCGCTTACCTCAAAGCGAAAATGAAAGCACACATATTATGTCATGAAAATCGACATACGAGTGTCTACGCCACTTCATGGTGATTACCTCTGTGTGTTCTATAAAACAAAGATCTACGCCATCTCATGGTGATTATCTTTTGTAGACAGCCATATTTTGGGTCGTTTAGGATTTTCCTAGACCTTTATATTTAACCAAGCATTTTATTTTACACACAATTAATTTACATGAGTGTAAATTAATGCGCATGATATTTTCATGCAGGATATGGCTGACATATCCAAGAAGGAATTTGCTGAGCTTGCCATTGATGGTAGAAATTATCTAACCTGGGCCATGGATGTCAAGATTAACTTGGCGGCCACGAATCTGATCAGCACTATAACCACACCTACTCAAGGTACTCCTGCTATCGCAGATACGGCAAAGTATGCTTCTTTGCACTTCATTCGACACCACCTTGATCCTGCTCTGAAAGAAGAGTACATGATGGAGGAAAATCCTCTGTCATTGTGGAACTCCATAAAGGAGCGTTATGATCAACAAAGGTCGGTGATGTTGCCTCAAGCGCAAAGAGAATGGGCACTTATTCGTTTCCAGGATTTTAAGTCCGTTGCAGCGTACAATTCTGCTATGCATCAAATCAACTCTAAGTTGAGATTCTGCAATAGTGCAGTTTCGGATGCGGATCTCATTGAAAAGACACTCTCTACTTTCCATCCTAATATGAGGATTCTTGTTGAACAACATCATCAGCAGAAATACAAGAAGCATTCTGAGTTGATATATGCACTCCTTCAGGCAGAAAAGCACAGTGAAATTCTTGATAAGAATAATATGTCCCGTCCAATGGGAACACTGCCGCTGCCTGAAGCACATTTTAATTCTTATAATACTCAGAAGTCCCGTGGTCCCAAAAGGAACCATAGGAAGTTTAAAGGAAAGTGGATACGCAATGAGAATCAGAATAGCAACGGAGTACAAAAGAGTAAGAATCATTTTAAGAAAAATGATAAGGGTAGCAGCTCTCAAGCTTGCTACAGATGTGGTTGTACTACTCATCATGCAAGGAAGTGTACTACTTCAAAGCATTTGGCGATGTTGTATCAGAAATCaattggcaagggcaagaaggctcAAGGGAACCAATACGAAGCTCACTTCACTGGTCCAATGATTGAAAGTTCTCAAGACGTTCACCAGAACGATGTTCATCACAACATGGAGAACCAAGATCAGGCTCAGCAAAAAGAAGGACCACCACTTACTGTTGATGACATGTTGGTGGATTTCACTTCTACTAATGACATATATGGAGATATGCTTTGATCTTCCAATAATGTCATAAGTATTGTGATATGTCCTTAGTTATATTGTGTGTTGTAAAATAATTACGTCCTCAGACATATGGTATTGTAATAGTTATGTCCTTAAACATAATGTATTATAATATGTAGCAGACATACATAGTATGTAATGTATGTGTTATTTCTATATGAGATtgaataaa
This window encodes:
- the LOC123429529 gene encoding uncharacterized protein LOC123429529, with translation MCQRRGADGPEELPTPWSKMSSCAAVGAGRRILKLALDEEAPMSAFMVRAPTVEGRCIPSPKLAAEAPTAIVSCAGVGDGRRGESGCAGSAGSAGGATSTSSWTS